In a genomic window of Lycium ferocissimum isolate CSIRO_LF1 chromosome 9, AGI_CSIRO_Lferr_CH_V1, whole genome shotgun sequence:
- the LOC132029759 gene encoding uncharacterized protein LOC132029759, whose amino-acid sequence MDSPEKISTINNTTLSSETAPVQDSPVFNYISNLSPIQPVKGAPVVQGFPGLNSPPLLFTSPRISAHSRSSFLKRSKFPQLSGEAFSGKNEDYNNAITDSDGTGVSVSQSRSELSPSVQKLSDNNISVHEQSGSPIRCVDEFLVDVLNSESGNPSNSTNTSPKVADAIPQSPNSAGDSKESVANIASKDARKDEIPEDAASVVVEQAEEDNKGKSSSNQKDIGVYCTNTDSDPPSPDLGTKIVPDLPAHSSLHHHYGDRSMALLSRANHTMLDEASNTQIKSLETAHDCRSDSDNINTMSIAPDESIVQHDSQTKAGQHQSGIRRRCLQFEDAQQKTVPASSGSQNASGIVNCSISPVSSAILEVVEPVSSNRSSSASSRPMTQLASSSVNSESPTVKVPKPSGIGLHLNSIVNGMEAGSGATVSVKSTERGNLSIRGKKLTSMMSCHSSENVESCLISSNVVGSNLTSGDNDSKHESHVSNAESVAASLPLNNAKPFYEAVLLKPTEQRKPLYETVLLKPMEQRKPLYETVLLKPTEHAKPLYETVLLKPTEHTPSNKRKFNSEHTDSPMDYNQSSPKKKRKKPSDGNDGDGCKRCNCKKTKCLKLYCDCFAAGVYCVDSCSCQGCFNRPEYEDTVLDVRQQIQSRNPLAFAPKIVQHSTGSPANNFGEDGSSSTPSSARHKRGCNCKKSMCLKKYCECYQANVGCSSGCRCEGCKNVYGRKEEYGKDLVNKHCITERLERSVEENVEMVTATSGLLQSDPRNQSNLTPLTPSFQCSDRGKNASKSWFNSGQYLSSPESGQANTAAYGLSPGSPRSSKNHDINQETTSDILLDLDTFGQDFNYGNAKLANEISTGFHVTGNMDDLLALPKSQDWASNSGGQLIPQTVHFQDTRPLCWRNSPMTPMTQFDGSGMNAQELLDSGKKPYVTEDDTPEILKDSSIPQNGVKVNSPNKKRISPPHRHLNELGSSSSGGGLKTGRKFILRAVPSFPPLTPCVESKDVAAHSTDEKG is encoded by the exons ATGGATTCCCCTGAAAAGATATCAACCATTAACAACACAACTTTATCTTCAGAAACTGCACCTGTCCAA GACTCACCTGTCTTCAATTATATCAGCAACCTCTCTCCCATACAGCCTGTCAAGGGCGCTCCAGTTGTGCAAGGTTTCCCAGGGCTGAATTCTCCTCCTCTTCTGTTTACCTCACCTCGAATTAGTGCACACAGTCGATCGAGCTTTCTGAAAAG GAGCAAGTTTCCTCAACTATCCGGTGAAGCGTTTTCTGGGAAGAATGAGGATTATAACAATGCTATCACAGATTCAGATGGCACTGGAGTATCTGTTTCTCAATCGAGAAGTGAACTAAGCCCTTCTGTTCAGAAATTATCTGATAATAATATCTCTGTGCATGAGCAAAGCGGGAGTCCCATAAGATGTGTGGATGAATTCTTAGTTGATGTTTTGAACTCAGAGTCCGGTAATCCATCAAATTCAACTAACACCAGCCCAAAAGTAGCTGATGCTATTCCTCAATCTCCTAATAGTGCAGGAGATTCAAAGGAATCTGTTGCTAACATTGCAAGTAAAGATGCTAGAAAAGATGAGATTCCAGAAGATGCAGCCAGTGTTGTTGTAGAGCAAGCTGAAGAGGACAATAAGGGAAAGTCCTCATCCAATCAGAAAGATATAGGGGTTTACTGTACCAATACTGATTCTGATCCGCCATCTCCCGATTTAGGCACAAAGATTGTTCCCGACTTGCCTGCTCATAGTTCATTGCATCATCATTATGGTGACCGTAGCATGGCTCTG CTTTCAAGGGCTAACCACACTATGTTGGACGAGGCTTCTAATACACAGATCAAATCATTGGAGACTGCACATGACTGCAGAAGTGATAGTGATAATATTAACACAATGTCAATTGCACCAGATGAAAGCATTGTGCAGCATGATTCTCAAACCAAG GCTGGTCAGCATCAAAGCGGAATACGTAGGCGTTGTCTCCAATTTGAAGATGCTCAACAGAAGACAGTGCCAGCTAGCTCGGGTTCACAGAATGCTTCAGGTATTGTGAACTGCTCAATATCACCAGTCagttctgctatcttggaggtCGTGGAACCAGTTTCGTCCAATAGATCATCAAGTGCAAGCAGTAGGCCAATGACCCAACTGGCATCTTCCTCTGTTAATTCTGAAAGCCCTACTGTGAAAGTCCCAAAGCCATCTGGTATTGGCTTACACTTAAATAGTATAGTTAATGGTATGGAAGCTGGTTCTGGTGCAACTGTAAGCGTGAAATCAACTGAGAGGGGTAACCTGAGCATACGCGGGAAGAAGTTGACGTCCATGATGAGCTGTCATTCTTCTGAGAATGTGGAGAGTTGCTTGATATCTTCAAATGTGGTTGGAAGCAATTTGACAAGTGGTGACAATGACAGTAAACATGAAAGTCATGTGTCAAATGCAGAAAGTGTTGCTGCTTCTTTGCCTCTTAATAATGCAAAACCTTTCTATGAGGCTGTGCTCTTGAAGCCAACGGAGCAACGAAAACCTTTATATGAGACTGTGCTCTTGAAGCCAATGGAGCAACGAAAACCTTTATATGAGACTGTGCTCTTGAAGCCAACGGAGCATGCAAAACCTTTATATGAGACTGTGCTCTTGAAGCCAACGGAGCATACTCCAAGTAACAAAAGGAAGTTTAACTCTGAACATACCGACAGCCCTATGGATTACAATCAATCAAGccccaaaaagaaaag GAAGAAACCCTCAGATGGCAATGATGGCGATGGGTGCAAACGCTGCAATTGTAAGAAGACCAAGTGCTTGAAACT TTATTGTGATTGCTTTGCCGCTGGAGTATATTGTGTGGACTCTTGCTCATGCCAAGGTTGCTTCAACAGACCTGAATATGAAGACACTGTTCTTGATGTGCGACAGCAAATCCAGTCTCGGAATCCCCTTGCATTTGCCCCAAAAATTGTGCAGCATTCCACTGGTTCCCCTGCAAATAATTTTGGG GAGGATGGATCAAGTTCTACGCCTTCCTCTGCAAGGCACAAAAGAGGGTGCAACTGCAAGAAGTCAATGTGTTTGAAAAAGTACTGTGAGTGTTATCAG GCTAATGTTGGATGTTCCAGTGGATGCCGCTGTGAAGGATGTAAAAATGTCTATGGCCGGAAGGAAG AATACGGAAAAGATTTGGTGAATAAACATTGCATCACTGAGAGACTGGAAAGGTCAGTTGAGGAAAATGTGGAAATGGTGACAGCTACAAGTGGGTTATTGCAAAGTGATCCAAGAAATCAATCCAACTTAACTCCCTTGACACCTTCATTCCAGTGCTCAGA CCGCGGGAAGAATGCATCAAAATCTTGGTTCAATTCTGGACAATACCTTTCTTCACCTGAATCTGGCCAAGCTAATACAGCAGCTTATGGACTGTCCCCAGGATCTCCTAGAAGTTCTAAGAATCATGACATAAACCAGGAAACTACTAGTGATATTCTTCTGGATCTTGATACCTTTGGTCAGGATTTTAATTATGGCAATGCAAAGTTAGCAAATGAAATCTCAACTGGGTTTCATGTGACTGGCAATATGGATGATCTTTTGGCGCTGCCAAAGTCACAAGATTGGGCAAGTAATTCAGGTGGTCAACTGATTCCTCAAACTGTCCATTTCCAGGACACGCGGCCGCTATGCTGGCGTAACTCACCGATGACCCCTATGACCCAGTTTGATGGGAGTGGAATGAATGCTCAGGAGTTACTAGACTCTGGTAAGAAGCCATATGTGACGGAAGATGACACACCGGAAATACTAAAGGACTCTTCTATACCCCAAAATGGTGTGAAAGTAAACTCCCCAAATAAGAAGCGTATTTCTCCACCTCATCGTCATTTGAATGAGCTTGGTTCTAGCTCATCTGGAGGAGGCTTAAAAACTGGCCGTAAATTCATATTGCGAGCTGTTCCTTCTTTCCCACCACTTACCCCATGTGTTGAATCCAAAGATGTTGCAGCTCATAGTACCGATGAAAAAGGATAG